Part of the Paenibacillus sp. FSL R7-0273 genome is shown below.
GACACCGGCACCGGCAGCACGATAAAATAAAGCTGCTAAGAACCGCTCAGGACAGGAGGCTTACCATGCCTACAATTAAGGACGTGGCGCTAAAAGCGGGCGTCTCGGTCACCACCGTTTCCCGGGTGCTGAACAACAGGGGATATTTAAGCGAGGAACTGAAAAAAAAGGTACTGCAGGCCATGGACGAGCTGAATTACCGCCCTAACGAGCTGGCCCGTTCGCTCAGCCGTTCAAGGTCGAATATTATCGGACTGATTATCCCCAGCGTTGCCCATCCTTTTTTCGGGGAGCTTACCGGCTATATTGAGGAGCACGCCTACCACAGCGGCTGCAAGCTCCTGCTCTGCAACTCACAGCAGGATAAGCAAAAGGAGCTGGAGTATATCGATATGCTGCGCGCCAGCCGGGTTGACGGGATCATTATGGGCAGCCACACGCTGGAGGTGGAGGCCTACCAGCAGATGAATCTGCCTCTGGTCACCTTTGACCGGCAGATTTCGCCCGCCATTCCTTACGTCTGCTCCGACAACTATCAGGGCGGCGTGCTGGCCACCCGTCTCCTGATTGACAAAGGCTGCCGGCAGCTTGCCCATATCGGCGGCCATCCCGGCCTGAATATCCTGTCCGGTCTGCGCTTTGAGGCGTTTGCCGCTACTGCGCAGGCGCAGCATATCCCGTATACGCTGCTGCATACGGATGACAACAGCTTCGATGTCGGGGCCTATGAGCGGCTGCTCGATCAGCTGTTCCGCGAGCAGCCCGGCACGGACGGCATCTTTGCCGGCAGTGATATCATCGCGGCGTATGCACTCAAGGCCTGCCGGGAGCATGGCCGGCGGGTGCCGGAGGATGTGCGTATTGTCGGCTATGACGGCATCGCCCTGCGCAGCATGCTCGGGCCTGCGCTCAGCACCATCCGCCAGCCCATCGAGGCCATGGGCAAGCTGGCCGTCGATCTGATTCTCCGCCAGGTGCACGGCGCACCGGTCTCCGCCAAGTACGTGCTGCCGGTTGAGTTAGAGGCAGGGGAGACGGCCTAAGGGATGATGCAGCCGGGTAACGGTTAGAGATGATGGCAGCGGGGCGTTGATGGCAGCAGAGCAGATCTGTCGCTTGTAATGCCTATTATTAATCGAATGCTATGCTTGAATACGCCGGATATCCGTCCCTGCAGCTCATGAGCGCTTTTGATCGGGAGTAACCGAGTATTTGACACCTTGCTGTTTATTTCGACAGCATACGATCTTTAGTCGTACACCGAGCAACCACTCCTAATTATTAGGAGTGGTTGCCTTAATATCCGTGTCTTTTAATTACTCCGAAATAGATCCGCCCGACTCCTGCATTTTAGTCAAATTGATAACCTCACGGGCAATTAAGCGGATTTCCGCAACCTAATTATTCAGACTACCCCTAGAATTAGAGATTAAGTGGAAAATAGCAAGCTAATACCTTACATCCCTTTATCAAAGGGAGATTAACTCCGAAATAGATGGCAAAAATCCAACTAAAACTGATATAGCCCGGAAATTCCGTTTTTAGGTGGCGTATTTCCACCTAAATGGACGGGGGCGTTGGCGGCAGCCACAGTATTCCAGCAGAGCATAAACCAGCTGTTCCCGTTAGAATTTCCAGTCAAATCAACTCCGGAAGAAAGCAAAGAATCCCTCTGCACCCCGTCTGGCGGGTAAAGAGGGACTCTTTGCTATACCTTCCTACCGAACAGCGCCAGCAGCTTTTCTACCGTCAGCTCCGCGGTAGAAGGCAGCAGCAGGTCGGCTGCGCCGAGCTGCTCCCGGCTGCCGATGCCGACGGCCAGCATGCCGGCGGCTTTGATGGAGGCGATGCCTGCCGCCGCAGCCTCAATGCCGATGCAGCCCTGCGGCGGGACTCCAAGCAGCTCCGCTGCGGTGAGGAAAATCTCCGCATCGGGTTTGCCCTTCTGCAGCGCCGCCGGATCGGCGATGGCCTGGAACCGGCTGCCGATACCGAGCCGCTGCAGAAGCAGCGGCGCATTCAGGCTGGCCGAGGCCAGCCCGCAGGCGATGCCCCGCTGAGCAAGGGAATCCAGCAGCTCCAGGATTCCCGGCAGGAGATCGGCTGGCGTCAGCTGCTCCAGCAGCTGCCTGCAGCCGGCATCTTTTTTATCGGACAGCACCTGCCAGGCCTGATCATGCAGTCCGGCGGTACCGGCGATTACGCCGTCCAGATCGAAGATCACAGCCTCCAGCTGCCGGGCCAGCAGCAGGCTTACCGGCTGCTGCGGCTGTAGCAGCACAGGCTGGCCGCGGTGCCTGATCTGCAGCCCGCTGCCTTCCAGCAGCGTATAAACCGCCGCTTCGCTGCCGATGCAGACGTCGAGCAGTTGGCCGCGGGCGGTAACCTTGAAGCGGAAGCTCTGCCACTGCTCCGGCAGTGCCGGATCAAAGCACAGCGTACCGTCAACCTGCCGCAGGCCGCCGAACCCGTTCACAATCGACATCCAGGAACCGGCCATTGCAGCCATATGCAGCCCGTCCTTTGCGTTGCGGTTAATGTCATCCAGGTCCATCCGTACCGTACGGTCGAAGTAGCCGTAAGCTGCAGCCAGGTCGCCGATCTCCGCCGAAATAATACTGTGTATGCAGGGCGACAGCGAAGAATCATGAGTCGTCAGCGGCTCATAGTACTGGTAGTTACGGATTTTATCGACCAGACGGAACTTGTCTCCGAGCAGGAACATGGCCATTACCAGATCCGCCTGCTTCAATACCTGATGGCGGTAGATGACCAGCGGATGAAAATGCAGCAGCAGCGGGTATTTATCTGCAGGCGTCTGCTCAAAATCCCATCTCCGCTTACTCAGGAACGTATCATCCTGAGCGTAAATGCCCAGCTGCTCATCAAACGGGATAAACATCCGGTCAGCGGCCTCCCTCCACATTTCCGCCTCCCCCTCAGTCAAGCCGATGGACTGGCGAAGCCGTGCGTAATCTGCCGGATACTCCTGCTGGAGCAGAAGGACTGTCTCATAAGCATAAATAAGCTGATCCTGGACCATCAGATTTGTATAGGCGTTGTTATTAACAATGGCTGTGTACTCATCCGGCCCGGTGATTCCGTTAATACAAAAGGCTCCGCCGCGCGCGGGATTAAAGTACCCCAGGTCTGTCCAGAAGCGCGAGGTTTCACACAGGATTTCCGCCCCCCGGCTGACCAGGAACTCCACATCCCCTGTTGCCTGCACATACTGCTTAATCCCGTAGGCAATATCGGCATTAATGTGCGCCTGGGCCGTCCCCGCCGGGAAATAAGCCGAGTTCTCGGTTCCGTCAATGGTGCGCCATGGATACAGCGCCCCTTTCTGAGACAGCACCGCTGCCCGCTCCCGGGCCTTATCCAGCGTGGCATAGCGGAATTCCAGCAGCTTCCGGGCAATCTCCGGCTGAGTGTAGGTGAAGAACGGCAGCATGTACATTTCCGTGTCCCAAAAATAATGCCCCTCGTATCCCTCGCCGGTAAGTCCCTTGGCTGCGATGTTGGTCACACCGTCCCGGCCGGTGGACTGCAGCAGCTGAAACAGATTGAAGCGGATGCCCTGCTGCAGCGCCGGATCACCCTTGATTTCCACATCGGTATGTGCCCAGAACTGATCAAGATACGCGCGCTGTTCATCCGCAAGTCCGTTAAACCCGCAGCCTTCCGCCATCTTCAGTACACCAGCACTCCGATCCTGCAGCTCCTCCTCCGGGTAATCCTTCGAGGTGTAATACGTTATATATTTGGTCAATATAACGGTTTCCCCGCACTGCACCCCGGCCGTATAGCCGGCCGAGATGCGCTGGCCGTCCAGCTGCGGCGCAAGCCCGCGGCCCGACGCCGCCTGCAGCCTGTGGCTTGCCGCCGTGTACAGCACAAAGCGCGTATGCCGCGTCCGCTGCCGCATCCATAATACCCCAGCGGCTTCCTCATAGCCGCTGTCCTCCAGCAGCAGGCTCGGCCGGGCACCGCCTGACCCGAGCCGCGGATCAGCGCTGGCCTCGGACCGGCGGATCTCCCCGTCCAGCGCGGAGACAAACTGCAGCGTGCCGGCGAAGTTCAGCGCCGTTACGGCGTAATCAATTGCGGCCAGATGCTTGTGCCGCAGCGAGACCATCCGCCGGATCGCGAGCTTCACCCGCTGCCCGCCGGGCGACTCCCACTCGACCTCGCGGTGCAGGAGGCCGGTCTGCATATCCAGCCAGCGCCGGCAGCTGTGTACCTTCCCGCTGTCCAGCCGGAAGGGATACCCCTCAATCTCCAGCTCTATGATCCGCGCCTCGGTCACATTCAGCATCGACTGGTTAACTTCAGGCAGCCCGTAAGCCCCCTCGGGATAGACGACCGGTTCGGTGTCGTAGAACCCGTTCAGGTAATTGCCGGCAACCGTAGTGCCGGCCGTTCCATGATAGCCCTCCTCGAAGTTCCCGCGCATCCCGATATAGCCGTTGCCGAGCGCGAACACGCTCTCGCTGCGCTGATTATACTCCTCCTCATAGGTATCCTCGCCCAGGCTCCATTCCCGGTACGGGTATAGTGCAGGCGGATGCTCATACGGCTTCATCTTCATGACAGTCCTTCTCCTCCATTCACGGTTAGCCTTTCACGGAGCCGCCCATCAGCCCTCGGACAAAATACTTCTGCAGCAGGAAGAAAATCGCCAGCGGCATCAGCATGGAGATAAAGGCGGCCGAAGTCAGCAGATGCCAGTCGTTGCCGCGCGAGCCGGCCAGATCGGCGATTTTCATCGACATGACCTGCACCGACGGCTGGTTGCCGATAAAGATCAGCGACACCAGATAATCGTTCCACACCCAGAGGAACTGGAAAATACCAATCGAAGCGAGTGCCGGCACGGACAGCGGCAGAATCAGCCTGCTGAAAATGGTAAAGTGGCTGGCACCGTCAATAAACGCCGACTCGAACAGATCCTTAGGAAGCTGGCTGATAAAGTTGTACATGAAATATGTAACCAGCGGCAGGCCGAAGGCGGTATGCGCCAGCCAGATCCCGAGATAGCTGCCGTTAAGCCCCAGCGCCGTGTAATCCTTCAGCACCGGAATCAGGGCAACCTGAATCGGAATAACCAGCATCGCAATAATGATGACGAACAGCGTTTTGCGGCCGGGAAACCGCAGCCAGGCAAAGGCATACGCGGCAAAAGAGGCAATCAGCACCGGAATAACGGTAGCCGGCACAGCAATCGTCAGTGTATTCCAGAAGGCCTGGGATAAGCCCGTACCCTTTTGCGTTGTCTCACTGCCGTCGGCTTCCTTGAGCTTATACTCCTTGCCGGACAGCACATTGTTGTAATTGTCGAGCGTCAGCTCAGGGGTTGTCTTCCAGCCCTGCTCCTGCACGTTAACTGTACGTGCTCTGCGGTTCTCCCAGATCAGGCGGCTGTCCTCTGCCTTCACGCCCGCTTTTAGCTCATCATCGCTGTAGGTCCTGCCGTTCACCTCAATCGGCTCGCGCAGATCCACCTCCTTGGACAGCTGCAGCGTCTCGCCTGCCGTCCATTCCTGATGGGGGAACACCTTCCACCAGCCGGTCTGCAGAATATCCGCCGCCGGGCGGAAGGAGGAAATAAACAGCCCCAGTGTCGGAAGCAGCCAGAGGAAGCAGATTACGCCGAGGACGATGTTAACGAGCGTTTTTCCGCCTTTTCTTTTCTTTTTCCCCACCATTTAGAATCCCCCCTGCTTACGGAACTGGCGCAAATTAATGAGAATAACAGGCAGTACGGCGATCAGGAGCACAATAGCCAGCGTCGAGCCGTACCCGAAATTGCGGTACATGAAAAACTGCCGGTAGAACTGTGTCGCAACAACCTCTGTATCGTATTGACCTCCCGTCATCACCATGACGACGTCAAATATTTTCAATGTAAACACAATAATGGTGGTGGTCACCGTCAGGATGGTGGTAGAAATGAACGGTATGATTATGCCGAAAAAAATCTTGATCTCACCGGCGCCGTCAACGCGTGCGGCCTCCAGAATATCGTCGGGAACCCCCTTGATCGCCGCCGAGAAAATAACCATCGCAAACCCTGTCTGCATCCAGATCAGAATGATGATGAGGAAAAAGTTGTTCCACGGCTGCAGCATACTCGTCCAGGCCTGCGGTTCACCGCCAAAAAAGGTGACCATTGCATTCAGCAGTCCAATCTGCTCATCGCCCGGCTGATAATAGTAGACAAATTTCCAGATAACCCCTGCGGCCACAAAAGAGATTGCCATGGGCATGAAGATAATGGATTTGGCAATTTTTTCGTAGCTGCTGCGGTCGGCCAGAATGGCAATAAGCAGCCCCAGGCACACACAGGCCAGCGTTCCGACAAATACCCACAGCAGGTTATTGCGCAGCGCGGTAGCCATCAGCCGGTCACTGAAGATCGCCGCGTAGTTGCCAAAGCCCACAAACTTTTCAGAGGAGGCATTGAAAAAGCTCAGGTACAGCGTCCGCAGTGCAGGCAGGATCAGCAGCCAGCCCAGAATCAACACCGCCGGCCCGACAAAAACAAACGGCAGCACCCTCCTGCGGATGTGATCCGGATATTGCTCAGCCGCCCAGGTCAGGGTGTAATAGATCAGATAAACGCCAAGCACGCCCCACAGCACAGCCAGCACAGCAGTAACCAGCGGGTTAAGCGTGGAATCACGGAAAAAGAGGAAGATCAGCCCGTTCACCACAATGTTCGCCAGCAGCACACCCAGTGATAAAAGAATAGCCCTGACACTGATTGTCTGCCTGGCCTGCGTACTTGTAACGCCTGGCTTTGCTTTTATTTGTGCATCCATATTAGCTCCTCCTAATAAGAAGAAAAAGAGAGGCAGGCTGCAATGCGCTGCTGTCTGCCCCTCTTCGTCATTAATAGCCTTTCTGCTGCACCTGACCTAGTTATTCCAGCCTGACTGGATTTGCTCCAGTGCCTGATCCAGTGTAGCTGTACCGCTCACATAATCCGTCATGCCTTTCCAGAACGTACCTGCACCCACCTTGCCCGGCATAAGGTCGGAGCCGTCAAACCGCAGGGTTGAGGCTTCCTGCACCAGCTGCGCCATCCGGCGGTCAGATTCTGACTGGTACCAGTCAAGCGGTGCATCATTCATCGGAGCAACCACCCCGCCCGACTGCACCCAGGACTTAATGGATTCACCGGTAGTGAAGAATTCCATAACCGCACGCACCTCCGGACGGTCGTTGAACATGGCGTAGATATCACCTGCTACGAGTACAGGCTTGCCGTACTGCTCATCAATCGGCGGCAGGTAGAACCAGTCATAATCTACATCTACCTTGGCCGTTTCCGGGAAAAAGCTGGTGATAAAGTTACCGATCAGGTTAAACCAGGCTTTTGGCGGATTATCAAACATAGGCTTCGGAGCATCACCGAATGCGGTGGTTACAATTGATTTAGTCCCGCCGTAGACATAGTCCTCGTTAAGCCAAATCTTCGACATCACCTCTATGGCATTTTTCACTTCAGGAGAGGTAAAAGGCAGCTCACCGCTAACCCATTTGTCATAATTCTCAGGCGATGTTGTACGCAGCATTATATTTTCTACCCAGTCCGTTGCCGGCCAGCCTGTTGCTGCACCGCTCTCAATACCGATAGCCCAGGCGGGATCTCCATCCTTGGCAATCTGCTCGGTAAGGGCCAGCAGCTCATCCCACGTCTGCGGGACAGTGTAGCCTGCATCGTCAAACTGCTTTTTCGGATACCAGACCAGACTCTTTACATTGCTGCGGTTCCAGATCCCGGCCATAATTTTGCCGTCCTTGCCGTCCATCGTGGACATATCCAGCCAGCTCTGATTGTAGTTGCCCTTCAGCTTCTCCTGATCCAGCACGCCTGTCAGGTCAACCACCTTGCCGGTCTTGGCAATGGAAGCAAGCAGTCCCGGCTGCGGGAAGTCGGCGATGTCCGGCGCATTGCCGCCGTCAACACGGATGTTTATGGTCGCTTCAAATTCCTTGGAGCCCTCATACTGGATATCGATTCCGGTTTTCTCTTCAAACTCTTTGATGCTGCTCTCAAATTTCACCTGGTCGGCATCCACGAACGGCCCAAACATTGTGACCTTGGTTCCTTTGTATTCGCCCTTCATCGCTAGCTCGAGCGGAGATCCAGTTGCTGCAGAATCTGCATTATTTGTCGTATCTTTGTTGTTATCAGCAGCTGGTGCTTCCGTTGCAGCCGGACTATTAGTCGGCGCCGCATTATTACTGTTATTTCCGCCGCAGCCGCTTAGCATCATGGTGAACGATAAACACAGCACCATTGCAAGCGGCAGCTTGCGTCCTGGAGTTCTTCTCATTGTACATACATCCCCTTATATTCATATTTAGAGATTGCATTATGCTCCAACTTCCCCGGAATCCGCGTTGTCCGGCTGCTGATCCACCTCCTTGCAAAGGTTTTCAGAATAAACTGAATGGTTTTAATGGATTCTTAAATTCACCTTTTCCGTGTATGCGTTTTCAATTGTGTAGGTAAGGATTAGCTCGCCTTGAAAAGCTTTTCATAATTGGATGGAGATAGCCGGAACTACGTATATACAGTAAGTGCATCGTTGTTATACCAATTTATGCAAGCCATGCTACCTTTCCCTTGAGGATTCCCTTACAATCAGCTTATGCTTCATTTTTTCTTTCATTACAGCAACATTGCCTGTAGTCAGCAGTTCATGCAGCTTCTCGGCAGCCCGGTAGCCCAGCTGGTAGATCGGCTGCGCAATTGTTGTCAGCTTCGGAATGAACATCCCGGACATCCGCAGATTATCGAATCCGACAACCGACACCTGCCCCGGTACAAGAATATTGCGGTCCTTCAGGTACGAGATCGTGCCCATTGCAAACTCATCTGCTACACAGAATACGGCGCTAAGCTCCGGATAATCGCTGAACAGCTCATGCGCAGCCTGATAGGCCTGCTCGAAGCGGTGATTGGCATACTTAATCTTTCCGGCATTCCGCTCCAGCCCGCATTCTGTCAGCGCTCTGACGAACCCGGCGGCACGCGGCGGTCCTGATACTGAGTTATCATGATTGAAGCCAATCATGCCGATCTCTTTATGCCCCAGCTCGATCAGGAATTTTACTGCGTCATAGGCAGCCAGCTCATCATCCACCTCGATGGAAGGCACCTCGAACTCATCGGAGTGAGAGGATACCAGCACAAACGGAATCCGGCAATCCGTAAGCTTCTCATAATACTCCGGATACAGCACATCACTTGCGAACACAATTCCGTCCACCTGCTTCTCATGCAACGTATCCATGTAAGACAGGGTACGCTCCAGCTCACGGTCTGTATTACAGATCATCAGACTGTACCCGAGCTTAATACAGGCATCCTGCATTCCGCGGATCAAACCGGCGAAGTACAGATTCTCAATATCCGGTATCAGCAGCCCTAATGTAAAGGACTTTTTGTAAATCAATCCGCGCGCAAACGCATTGGGCTGATACTTCAGCTCTTTGATAGCTTCAATAACCCTGTTGCGTTTACTTGGTACGACGGTCTCCGGCGCATTCATGACCCTGGATACTGTACTGATTGATACCTCTGCCATTCTGGCGACATCTCTTATCGTTGGTTTCATGGACTAACTTCCTTTTTTTAGAAAAGCTTTTCAAGGCGATTATAGCAGGGCTTCCGTAAATTGACAAGAGAATAAATTAAGCGCTTACATAAATATGGGGAAATAGTCTTTGTGGTACTGGAGTATGGCTGACGGACGAATACAGGGCTTATGAAAGGCTTACCCATGTTGGCTATTCTCCACGTGATTTCTGCGGATGATTCCAGCGGGCCGCCCTCTTTGGCAAATCAGTTGCCTGTTCTGTACGCCCTGCTTATTCTGATTTGCCCCATTCAAATCCCGGTTCGCCACCAATTCCCCGCTTTCCCGCCGCCACAAACTTACTTAAAGTGTGTAAATATTATTATTTCATGTTATACTTTTCGGGTAGATTTATTTACAGCTGCAAATACTGCTGAAAGCTTATAAATCGCTTAATTCTCATACTTGGAGGGATTATTGTGAAGCAACTGCGGGATATTCCGATTTCTGTGCTGGACCTTGCTCCGATTGTAGAGGGCGGAACAGCAGCGGATTCACTGCAAAATACACTAGATTTGGCCCGTCATGCCGAAGGGTGGGGTTATAAGCGCTACTGGCTGGCGGAGCATCATAATATGACCGGTATTGCCAGCTCAGCGACCTCTGTCGTTATCGGGCATGTAGCTGCCGGAACCAAGAGCATCCGCGTCGGCTCAGGCGGAATTATGCTCAGCAACCACGCGCCGCTGATGATCGCCGAGCAGTTCGGGACACTGGAGTCGCTGTTCCCCGGACGCATCGACCTCGGCCTCGGCAGAGCCCCCGGCTCTGACCAGGCAGCAGCGAGAGCGCTGCGGCGCGGCCTGGGCAGTGACGGCAGTGAATTCCCTGAGCAGCTCAGCGAGCTCAGGGCCTACTTCGATCCGGACGGTGCCGGATCACGCCCGCTCGGGGTACGCGCTACACCGGGCGAAGGACTGAACGTGCCGATCTGGCTGCTCGGCTCCAGCGGCTTCAGCGCGCAGCTGGCCGGACAGCTGGGCTTGCCGTTTGCTTTTGCCAGCCACTTTGCTCCGGATTACCTGCTGCCTGCGCTGCACTTATACCGCACCAGCTTCAAGCCGTCGGCTGTGCTCGACAAGCCGCATGTGATGGTCGGACTTGGGGTTACCGCCGCAGATACTACAGCCGCCGCACGCTGGCTTGCTACTTCACAGCAGCAGCAGTTCCTGAATATTATCCGCGGCCGCACAGGCAAGCTTCAGCCTCCGGTGGATGATATGGAGCCGCTGTGGTCGCCGCAGGAAAGAGCTCTTCTGCTGGATAAGCAGAAATACTCCATTGCCGGGGATAAGAATGCTATCAAGGAACGTCTTCTGCAAATTCTCGAAGAAACGGAGGCCGATGAATTTATCATCGCCTCCCAGATCTATGATCATACGGCACGCCTGCGTTCGTATGAGCTGGTGGCTGAGCTTATCAAAGAAAACTAAATCTGCAGATCTTTTCAATTAACCCGGCAAGACAGCTATACCGGGGCGGGTATTTTATCCGTCCGGATAACTGTCTTGTTTTTTTGTAATACAACCATTATCCGTTCTCAATAACACACACTGAAATTCATGATTTTTAAAGAAATATTTAATAATACATAGTAATTAGGCGATAACAATGTTTTATTAACGTTTTTATTCTGATTTTGCGGTTACAAGGCTTCAAAAGGTGTTTTTAATTGTTAACTTTATTGATTATACTGTAATTATTCGTTATAACGAACATACATAGATCATATTAGCCTCCCCTTACTCTTTTAACGAATCCGTATTCAGATACTTGCCAATATAGTAGTACTTCAAAATACCACTTCTTTCGACAAGCAGTGGGGAAATTACGAATTATGGGCGTTTTTTTGTCGAGCTGCGGCATGCAGCATGGTTTTCGAGAAGAAGGGGGCGTCGGCGGATGAAGAAAAAGGGGCATATCGCCCTGATTGGCGTGTATATCCTGCTGGTTATAACCGGAGTAGTCTGGCATGCCGGCGGAGTAAGCGCAGAGGATACCATCAAGCTCACAGTTAACTCGCATTCAACAAGCACAGCAGTGATGAACAATATGCAGCCTGGAGATGAAAGCTCGTCAGCGTACACGATGGTTAATGAGGGATCACAGGCCATTGATTATTTTGTAGACTTCAAATTTCTATCCGGAGATGCCGATTTGTACAATATTCTGGAGATGACGCTGCAAAAAGAGGGAGTAACGCTCTATTCGGGAGTAATGAGCAAGGCTGAGGGCAGAGTGGCAATCGGCTCATTAGCAGGAGAGGCTGAGGAATCCATACAGATGGATGTCATTTTCCCGATACAGGCGGGCAATGAATTTCAGGGGAAGTCCGTCAGTGTTACTTTTATTTTCACGGCTTCTGCTGTTCCGCAGCCTACTGCCGGACCTAGTCCGCAGCCTTCGGCATCACCTGCACCTTCCGCCGAAGCCAGTCCTACACCCGGTGCCTCCGCTTCTCCGGTACCGACT
Proteins encoded:
- a CDS encoding LacI family DNA-binding transcriptional regulator: MKPTIRDVARMAEVSISTVSRVMNAPETVVPSKRNRVIEAIKELKYQPNAFARGLIYKKSFTLGLLIPDIENLYFAGLIRGMQDACIKLGYSLMICNTDRELERTLSYMDTLHEKQVDGIVFASDVLYPEYYEKLTDCRIPFVLVSSHSDEFEVPSIEVDDELAAYDAVKFLIELGHKEIGMIGFNHDNSVSGPPRAAGFVRALTECGLERNAGKIKYANHRFEQAYQAAHELFSDYPELSAVFCVADEFAMGTISYLKDRNILVPGQVSVVGFDNLRMSGMFIPKLTTIAQPIYQLGYRAAEKLHELLTTGNVAVMKEKMKHKLIVRESSRER
- a CDS encoding ABC transporter substrate-binding protein, translating into MRRTPGRKLPLAMVLCLSFTMMLSGCGGNNSNNAAPTNSPAATEAPAADNNKDTTNNADSAATGSPLELAMKGEYKGTKVTMFGPFVDADQVKFESSIKEFEEKTGIDIQYEGSKEFEATINIRVDGGNAPDIADFPQPGLLASIAKTGKVVDLTGVLDQEKLKGNYNQSWLDMSTMDGKDGKIMAGIWNRSNVKSLVWYPKKQFDDAGYTVPQTWDELLALTEQIAKDGDPAWAIGIESGAATGWPATDWVENIMLRTTSPENYDKWVSGELPFTSPEVKNAIEVMSKIWLNEDYVYGGTKSIVTTAFGDAPKPMFDNPPKAWFNLIGNFITSFFPETAKVDVDYDWFYLPPIDEQYGKPVLVAGDIYAMFNDRPEVRAVMEFFTTGESIKSWVQSGGVVAPMNDAPLDWYQSESDRRMAQLVQEASTLRFDGSDLMPGKVGAGTFWKGMTDYVSGTATLDQALEQIQSGWNN
- a CDS encoding carbohydrate ABC transporter permease, with amino-acid sequence MVGKKKRKGGKTLVNIVLGVICFLWLLPTLGLFISSFRPAADILQTGWWKVFPHQEWTAGETLQLSKEVDLREPIEVNGRTYSDDELKAGVKAEDSRLIWENRRARTVNVQEQGWKTTPELTLDNYNNVLSGKEYKLKEADGSETTQKGTGLSQAFWNTLTIAVPATVIPVLIASFAAYAFAWLRFPGRKTLFVIIIAMLVIPIQVALIPVLKDYTALGLNGSYLGIWLAHTAFGLPLVTYFMYNFISQLPKDLFESAFIDGASHFTIFSRLILPLSVPALASIGIFQFLWVWNDYLVSLIFIGNQPSVQVMSMKIADLAGSRGNDWHLLTSAAFISMLMPLAIFFLLQKYFVRGLMGGSVKG
- a CDS encoding LLM class flavin-dependent oxidoreductase produces the protein MVKQLRDIPISVLDLAPIVEGGTAADSLQNTLDLARHAEGWGYKRYWLAEHHNMTGIASSATSVVIGHVAAGTKSIRVGSGGIMLSNHAPLMIAEQFGTLESLFPGRIDLGLGRAPGSDQAAARALRRGLGSDGSEFPEQLSELRAYFDPDGAGSRPLGVRATPGEGLNVPIWLLGSSGFSAQLAGQLGLPFAFASHFAPDYLLPALHLYRTSFKPSAVLDKPHVMVGLGVTAADTTAAARWLATSQQQQFLNIIRGRTGKLQPPVDDMEPLWSPQERALLLDKQKYSIAGDKNAIKERLLQILEETEADEFIIASQIYDHTARLRSYELVAELIKEN
- a CDS encoding LacI family DNA-binding transcriptional regulator → MPTIKDVALKAGVSVTTVSRVLNNRGYLSEELKKKVLQAMDELNYRPNELARSLSRSRSNIIGLIIPSVAHPFFGELTGYIEEHAYHSGCKLLLCNSQQDKQKELEYIDMLRASRVDGIIMGSHTLEVEAYQQMNLPLVTFDRQISPAIPYVCSDNYQGGVLATRLLIDKGCRQLAHIGGHPGLNILSGLRFEAFAATAQAQHIPYTLLHTDDNSFDVGAYERLLDQLFREQPGTDGIFAGSDIIAAYALKACREHGRRVPEDVRIVGYDGIALRSMLGPALSTIRQPIEAMGKLAVDLILRQVHGAPVSAKYVLPVELEAGETA
- a CDS encoding HAD-IA family hydrolase, encoding MKMKPYEHPPALYPYREWSLGEDTYEEEYNQRSESVFALGNGYIGMRGNFEEGYHGTAGTTVAGNYLNGFYDTEPVVYPEGAYGLPEVNQSMLNVTEARIIELEIEGYPFRLDSGKVHSCRRWLDMQTGLLHREVEWESPGGQRVKLAIRRMVSLRHKHLAAIDYAVTALNFAGTLQFVSALDGEIRRSEASADPRLGSGGARPSLLLEDSGYEEAAGVLWMRQRTRHTRFVLYTAASHRLQAASGRGLAPQLDGQRISAGYTAGVQCGETVILTKYITYYTSKDYPEEELQDRSAGVLKMAEGCGFNGLADEQRAYLDQFWAHTDVEIKGDPALQQGIRFNLFQLLQSTGRDGVTNIAAKGLTGEGYEGHYFWDTEMYMLPFFTYTQPEIARKLLEFRYATLDKARERAAVLSQKGALYPWRTIDGTENSAYFPAGTAQAHINADIAYGIKQYVQATGDVEFLVSRGAEILCETSRFWTDLGYFNPARGGAFCINGITGPDEYTAIVNNNAYTNLMVQDQLIYAYETVLLLQQEYPADYARLRQSIGLTEGEAEMWREAADRMFIPFDEQLGIYAQDDTFLSKRRWDFEQTPADKYPLLLHFHPLVIYRHQVLKQADLVMAMFLLGDKFRLVDKIRNYQYYEPLTTHDSSLSPCIHSIISAEIGDLAAAYGYFDRTVRMDLDDINRNAKDGLHMAAMAGSWMSIVNGFGGLRQVDGTLCFDPALPEQWQSFRFKVTARGQLLDVCIGSEAAVYTLLEGSGLQIRHRGQPVLLQPQQPVSLLLARQLEAVIFDLDGVIAGTAGLHDQAWQVLSDKKDAGCRQLLEQLTPADLLPGILELLDSLAQRGIACGLASASLNAPLLLQRLGIGSRFQAIADPAALQKGKPDAEIFLTAAELLGVPPQGCIGIEAAAAGIASIKAAGMLAVGIGSREQLGAADLLLPSTAELTVEKLLALFGRKV
- a CDS encoding carbohydrate ABC transporter permease — translated: MDAQIKAKPGVTSTQARQTISVRAILLSLGVLLANIVVNGLIFLFFRDSTLNPLVTAVLAVLWGVLGVYLIYYTLTWAAEQYPDHIRRRVLPFVFVGPAVLILGWLLILPALRTLYLSFFNASSEKFVGFGNYAAIFSDRLMATALRNNLLWVFVGTLACVCLGLLIAILADRSSYEKIAKSIIFMPMAISFVAAGVIWKFVYYYQPGDEQIGLLNAMVTFFGGEPQAWTSMLQPWNNFFLIIILIWMQTGFAMVIFSAAIKGVPDDILEAARVDGAGEIKIFFGIIIPFISTTILTVTTTIIVFTLKIFDVVMVMTGGQYDTEVVATQFYRQFFMYRNFGYGSTLAIVLLIAVLPVILINLRQFRKQGGF